The Methanofervidicoccus sp. A16 genome has a segment encoding these proteins:
- a CDS encoding helicase-related protein, producing the protein MINERKIAPHIIDNSPGRELLKVIKDQLKRSKEAKFAIGYFFLSGFSLVREDFPEEFSKRPFLKIIMGNETTYSTKEELVEGYNLRELFKQRMIEELQEKEFSEDQIKQLKTLRDFIAKNIIDVRLYDRSRLHAKLYLFLRDPEERYSSPGLAVVGSSNFTREGLVRNKELNILLTSREDVLYLDRWFDELWEESVEFREDLLKVIDISGVLPGSPYPKIGKLIDSQTLFKYLVYRWFEGRVLNLLKKDILLEFQLVGVVNAVDKINFYNGVILADSVGLGKSFIASTIIGEFLNKKHPAWVPEDKDPSVMLILPPSIINQWEELLIYSQYFLKDNKIDKVKDKGNFKIYKVFDKENKYLGKIAFLSLGKFQNLKEHDLKKFAEEYDFFVIDEAHKYRNKNTNRWRNVRKLQKKESGFSNKFLLLTATPLNNSINDIFNLIRLFMDDTFTPFMIKGVPIVDLIKRYKDLKKEFQKKGDTKIKRELKKVATEIKQKVLDEIMILRTRKYIMEQFKDIKINDKPLVFKDPIPYSLDYSPFYTKDYKSLIEVINNNLNKILFEHTKIYGTRYVVFEEDTLDGEEADKKFIEVADLFKLLLGKRLESSIFSFETTLRRIYEKEKIFYNIFKMEIKGIKDMEDLKKVIKRAVDRAKIEKELEEVKEEYNIEEENEKTWFNRVIKLISEYGEKAQEEKGYSDVDLFKLGLEVVIQNLEKDLRYMEEIFKELDKLKEKENGEIKIVGKLPTDKKDVIEPSIYLYQNDPKFETLKQIIGLPSFKSEKLKDIPSLYGKKILIFTQYKDTAYYIYHNLLNWINKETDIHRWLKDKNNRVKIGIVTGDTDINAKINYIKRFSPRANSGYEEVNKYGEIDILISTDTLSEGVNLQDADVVINYDLPWNPMVIIQRVGRVNRIGNEKEIYMINYMPSKEIEVIVGILRKLKEKIDDITLIVGKDVKILSPEEEISIETFGEKIRDISRSTITDLESYNISEDFKNFIPEGIPKEQLDEYKLLNVIQYELGYTKEDFEEVIGMDKGPYYSYIKGSDKIISVYEFYRGKYKVMKKILSIGEDGEITYETPLVFLDLIRERKRSPQKIENAIEKLKIVKEEVDKIKEELKEGYNHRQKGFLYNLYSTLIFKRREVGEREIKNIENKLKTVMIVLRTIPHYLYSKEIKPLLVSKGLIEVRRNNDIKIKDFKGTVETLFEFFKEKGLTDIESLKIKVNHVGWYYEVGDREDNKKRT; encoded by the coding sequence ATGATAAATGAAAGAAAAATTGCACCACATATAATAGATAACAGTCCAGGTAGGGAACTGTTGAAGGTTATAAAGGATCAACTTAAAAGATCGAAGGAGGCAAAATTTGCAATAGGGTATTTCTTTCTAAGTGGGTTTTCCTTAGTTAGGGAAGATTTTCCAGAAGAATTTTCAAAACGTCCTTTTTTGAAAATTATAATGGGAAATGAAACAACATACTCCACAAAGGAGGAGTTGGTAGAGGGATATAATTTAAGGGAGTTATTTAAACAGAGGATGATAGAGGAATTGCAAGAAAAAGAATTCAGTGAGGATCAGATAAAACAATTAAAAACACTAAGAGATTTTATAGCAAAAAATATAATAGATGTAAGACTCTACGATAGATCTAGATTACATGCAAAACTGTATCTATTTCTAAGGGATCCTGAGGAGAGGTACAGTTCGCCAGGTTTGGCAGTGGTAGGATCCTCCAACTTTACAAGGGAGGGCCTTGTTAGAAATAAAGAGTTAAATATTTTACTTACTTCACGAGAGGATGTTTTGTATTTGGATCGATGGTTTGATGAGTTGTGGGAGGAATCTGTCGAATTTAGGGAGGATCTATTAAAAGTTATAGATATCTCTGGAGTACTACCTGGGAGTCCCTATCCAAAGATCGGTAAGTTAATCGATTCCCAGACTCTCTTTAAATATCTAGTGTATAGATGGTTTGAAGGGAGGGTATTGAACCTTCTAAAAAAGGATATTCTCTTAGAGTTTCAACTTGTAGGGGTAGTTAATGCCGTTGATAAAATCAATTTTTACAATGGAGTAATACTGGCAGATTCCGTTGGTCTTGGAAAAAGTTTTATAGCGTCTACGATAATAGGGGAGTTTTTAAATAAGAAACACCCTGCCTGGGTTCCTGAGGATAAAGATCCCTCTGTTATGTTAATACTACCTCCATCTATAATAAATCAATGGGAGGAGTTGTTAATTTATTCACAGTATTTTTTGAAGGATAACAAGATAGATAAAGTAAAAGATAAAGGTAATTTTAAAATTTATAAGGTATTTGATAAAGAAAATAAATACCTTGGAAAAATCGCCTTTTTATCCTTGGGAAAATTCCAAAATTTAAAGGAACATGATCTAAAAAAATTTGCAGAAGAGTACGATTTTTTTGTAATAGACGAGGCACATAAGTATAGAAATAAAAATACGAATAGATGGAGAAACGTTAGAAAATTGCAGAAGAAAGAGAGTGGCTTTTCCAATAAATTTTTACTTCTTACAGCGACGCCTCTTAATAACTCAATTAACGATATTTTTAACCTTATAAGGTTGTTTATGGATGATACCTTTACGCCCTTTATGATTAAAGGGGTTCCAATAGTAGATCTGATAAAGAGATACAAGGATTTAAAAAAAGAGTTTCAAAAGAAGGGAGATACTAAAATAAAAAGGGAGTTAAAAAAGGTGGCAACAGAGATAAAGCAGAAGGTACTTGATGAGATAATGATCCTTAGGACGAGAAAGTATATTATGGAACAGTTCAAAGATATAAAGATAAACGATAAACCGCTAGTTTTTAAGGATCCAATACCTTACAGTCTCGACTACTCTCCCTTTTATACAAAGGACTACAAGTCCCTTATAGAGGTAATTAACAACAATCTTAACAAGATCTTATTTGAACATACTAAGATCTACGGTACAAGGTACGTAGTATTTGAGGAGGATACCTTAGATGGGGAGGAGGCAGATAAAAAATTTATAGAGGTGGCAGATCTATTTAAACTTTTACTTGGAAAAAGGTTGGAGAGTAGTATATTTTCCTTTGAAACTACACTTAGGAGAATCTATGAAAAAGAAAAGATCTTTTATAATATTTTTAAAATGGAAATAAAGGGAATAAAAGATATGGAGGATTTAAAAAAGGTGATTAAGAGGGCAGTTGATAGGGCAAAAATAGAGAAGGAACTTGAAGAAGTTAAAGAGGAGTACAACATTGAGGAGGAAAATGAAAAAACCTGGTTTAACAGGGTTATAAAGTTAATCTCTGAATATGGGGAGAAGGCACAGGAGGAAAAGGGATATTCAGATGTGGATTTATTTAAACTTGGTTTAGAAGTAGTTATTCAAAATTTAGAAAAAGATTTACGATATATGGAAGAGATATTTAAAGAATTGGATAAACTTAAAGAAAAGGAGAATGGGGAAATAAAAATAGTTGGTAAATTACCTACAGATAAAAAAGATGTTATTGAACCTTCCATATACCTCTATCAAAATGATCCAAAGTTTGAAACATTGAAACAGATTATTGGACTTCCCTCTTTTAAATCTGAAAAGTTAAAGGACATTCCTTCCCTATATGGTAAAAAAATATTGATTTTTACTCAATATAAGGATACTGCCTATTATATTTATCATAATCTCCTAAATTGGATAAATAAAGAAACTGACATCCATAGATGGCTCAAAGATAAAAATAATAGAGTTAAAATTGGAATTGTAACAGGGGACACTGATATAAATGCTAAAATTAACTATATTAAAAGATTTTCTCCTAGAGCCAATAGTGGTTATGAGGAGGTGAATAAGTACGGGGAGATCGATATTTTAATATCAACAGATACTCTAAGTGAGGGGGTAAATTTACAGGATGCAGATGTAGTTATAAATTATGATCTGCCCTGGAATCCGATGGTTATTATCCAGAGGGTGGGGAGGGTTAATAGAATAGGTAATGAGAAGGAAATATACATGATAAACTACATGCCCTCAAAAGAGATAGAGGTAATCGTTGGTATCCTTAGAAAGTTAAAGGAAAAAATTGACGATATAACTTTAATTGTAGGAAAGGATGTAAAAATACTTTCGCCGGAGGAGGAGATAAGTATTGAAACCTTTGGAGAAAAAATAAGGGATATATCGAGGAGTACTATAACAGATCTAGAATCCTACAACATCTCTGAAGACTTTAAGAATTTTATTCCAGAGGGGATACCGAAGGAGCAACTTGATGAGTATAAGTTGTTAAATGTAATTCAGTATGAACTTGGATATACTAAGGAGGACTTTGAAGAAGTTATAGGGATGGATAAGGGACCTTACTATTCATATATTAAAGGTAGTGATAAAATTATAAGTGTCTATGAATTTTATCGTGGTAAGTATAAGGTTATGAAAAAGATTTTAAGTATAGGGGAAGATGGAGAGATAACCTACGAGACTCCTCTAGTTTTCTTAGATTTAATAAGGGAGAGGAAAAGATCTCCACAAAAGATTGAGAATGCCATTGAGAAATTAAAAATAGTGAAAGAGGAAGTAGATAAAATAAAGGAAGAACTTAAAGAAGGTTATAATCACAGGCAAAAGGGATTTTTGTACAATTTATACAGTACTTTAATTTTTAAAAGAAGGGAAGTTGGAGAAAGGGAAATTAAGAATATTGAAAATAAACTTAAAACTGTTATGATCGTACTTAGAACAATCCCTCATTACCTGTACTCAAAAGAGATAAAGCCATTACTTGTTTCCAAAGGACTAATTGAAGTAAGGAGGAATAACGATATTAAAATAAAAGATTTCAAAGGGACAGTAGAAACTCTCTTTGAATTTTTTAAGGAGAAGGGACTTACAGATATAGAATCTTTAAAAATAAAGGTGAATCATGTTGGGTGGTACTATGAAGTTGGAGATAGAGAAGATAATAAAAAAAGAACTTGA
- a CDS encoding topoisomerase DNA-binding C4 zinc finger domain-containing protein has translation MEELFQLLTRNIHFNVTELSSKTWNQNWRVPEGLISIIGIKNGKNPVFYYGVTGNYKEEYVINKGISENGNKFINVRVYFKFDREDILEKEKYIVANGFHGLLLCIKIDKDKFVKIAEKLLVQEYRSGDPHIVEVLEKMKDRNVFNSIEESIRYIANRDYNWLIGRLKYKAGLLNYSGEGYWLLPLKTNMEITKGLKVTEKEIVVDLESVELFKNYIVYVDTKTGVVRYNRRRLCKSGFSLVDEIRKQMRDDICPWCGGKLRLIKTKKGEFLGCSNYPGCLYRRFLKKEERVKVEGGGSAPKDQSLPIR, from the coding sequence ATGGAGGAGTTGTTCCAACTACTTACGAGGAACATACACTTCAATGTAACAGAGTTAAGTAGTAAAACCTGGAATCAGAACTGGAGAGTACCTGAAGGTCTTATATCCATAATAGGCATAAAAAATGGAAAGAATCCAGTTTTCTACTACGGAGTTACAGGTAACTACAAAGAGGAGTACGTAATAAATAAGGGGATCTCTGAGAATGGTAATAAATTCATAAATGTAAGGGTGTATTTTAAATTCGATAGGGAGGATATTCTGGAGAAAGAAAAATATATTGTTGCAAATGGGTTCCATGGTCTCCTCCTATGTATTAAGATAGATAAAGATAAGTTTGTAAAAATTGCTGAAAAACTACTTGTACAAGAGTACAGAAGTGGAGATCCTCACATAGTAGAGGTTTTAGAGAAGATGAAAGATAGAAATGTATTTAACAGTATAGAGGAGAGTATTAGGTATATCGCTAATAGGGATTACAACTGGTTAATAGGAAGGTTGAAGTACAAGGCTGGGCTTCTCAACTATTCTGGAGAGGGTTATTGGTTATTGCCTCTTAAAACAAATATGGAGATCACCAAAGGGCTCAAGGTAACAGAGAAAGAGATCGTTGTAGATCTGGAGAGTGTGGAACTCTTTAAAAACTATATAGTGTATGTAGATACTAAGACCGGCGTAGTTAGATACAACAGACGCAGATTGTGTAAAAGTGGGTTTTCACTGGTAGATGAGATAAGAAAACAGATGAGGGACGACATATGTCCTTGGTGTGGTGGGAAACTTAGACTGATCAAGACCAAAAAAGGAGAGTTCTTAGGATGTTCCAACTATCCAGGATGTCTCTACAGGAGATTTTTAAAGAAGGAAGAGAGGGTAAAAGTTGAAGGGGGTGGAAGTGCTCCAAAGGATCAGTCCCTTCCCATAAGGTGA
- a CDS encoding type I restriction endonuclease, whose amino-acid sequence MNKELYQLIEDFKRDKRLQYLDEAATKQAVVLRILKALGWDPFNIDEVYPEYSVGGGKVDYALRCNGRIKVFIEVKKANENLERHQEQLLKYSFQEGVKLAVLTNGISWWFYLPLREGSWEQRKFYTIEIYEQDSKDIVDKFEEFLSKKNVISDKAVENGERRYKSIQKQYLIKETLPKAWEKIVTEPDNHLVEILASTTEKLCGYKPDNDTVKRFLEKIKKICQIVFTESNTNQNSVISPENYVGKSIVGFTFKGVKYPVHTWRGMLIKIAEIMYSLHKEEFEEKVFKLRGRKRPYFTKNPNDLKVPYRIDNTDIYMETRFSADGVVRLSKRIISLFGYKEEDLIIETKEGREV is encoded by the coding sequence ATGAACAAAGAATTATATCAGCTTATAGAGGACTTTAAGAGGGATAAGCGTCTTCAATATCTTGATGAGGCTGCTACTAAACAGGCTGTAGTTCTAAGGATTTTAAAGGCCTTGGGGTGGGATCCCTTCAATATAGATGAGGTCTATCCAGAGTACTCTGTAGGTGGTGGGAAGGTAGATTACGCCCTTAGATGTAACGGTAGAATCAAAGTGTTCATCGAAGTTAAGAAGGCAAATGAAAACTTGGAAAGACATCAGGAACAACTGTTAAAGTACTCCTTTCAGGAAGGTGTTAAACTTGCAGTATTAACAAATGGTATAAGTTGGTGGTTTTATCTACCACTACGTGAGGGAAGTTGGGAACAGAGAAAGTTCTATACAATCGAGATATACGAACAGGATAGTAAAGATATTGTGGATAAATTTGAAGAGTTTCTATCCAAAAAAAATGTAATTTCAGACAAGGCTGTAGAAAATGGTGAGAGGCGCTACAAAAGTATTCAGAAACAGTACCTAATAAAGGAAACACTTCCAAAGGCCTGGGAGAAGATAGTGACAGAACCTGATAATCATCTAGTTGAGATTTTGGCCAGTACAACAGAGAAACTATGTGGTTATAAACCTGATAATGATACTGTAAAGAGATTCCTAGAGAAGATAAAAAAGATATGTCAGATAGTATTTACAGAGTCAAATACAAATCAAAACTCGGTGATATCTCCGGAAAACTACGTGGGAAAATCTATAGTGGGATTTACCTTTAAAGGTGTTAAATATCCTGTACATACATGGAGAGGTATGTTAATAAAGATCGCTGAAATAATGTATTCCCTACATAAAGAGGAGTTTGAGGAGAAAGTTTTTAAGTTAAGGGGACGAAAGAGGCCCTATTTTACAAAGAATCCCAACGATTTAAAAGTTCCCTATAGGATAGATAATACAGATATCTATATGGAAACTCGTTTCAGTGCCGATGGTGTAGTTAGACTCTCTAAGAGAATAATATCCCTTTTTGGGTATAAGGAGGAGGATCTTATAATTGAGACTAAGGAGGGAAGGGAGGTTTAA
- a CDS encoding type II toxin-antitoxin system PemK/MazF family toxin, with protein sequence MLEQGEIWTAPFPYYNNRKELQVKIRPVIIISKNKINANNLDVIICQISRHDQRRILKLPLELKNKVLVITSDDLLPEAGVGLRNISIIKPFKLFTIPKDNLLKGKYIGELKQQTLQNLLNKIYNLF encoded by the coding sequence ATGTTGGAACAGGGAGAAATATGGACTGCTCCTTTTCCATATTATAATAATAGAAAAGAATTACAGGTTAAAATAAGACCTGTTATAATCATTTCAAAAAACAAAATAAATGCTAACAACCTTGATGTCATAATTTGTCAGATTTCAAGACATGATCAAAGACGAATACTAAAACTCCCACTGGAACTTAAAAATAAAGTGTTGGTAATTACTTCCGATGACTTGTTACCTGAAGCCGGAGTAGGACTAAGAAACATCAGTATAATCAAGCCATTCAAATTATTCACAATTCCCAAAGATAATTTACTAAAAGGAAAATATATAGGAGAACTCAAGCAACAAACACTTCAAAATCTATTAAACAAAATCTATAACCTATTTTAA
- a CDS encoding thiamine pyrophosphate-binding protein: MKFSDYIVDFLLDSGIKTVFSYPGEQIVDIYRELKDSPIKNILVRHEQGAVHMADGYARITNYLGICLATAGPGATNLTTGIFTAYKDSSSTLAITGRCERKYINKNYFQEVDTGFLNIYRGYFLDRPDPKVIVEAFNECLNSKKPVSLSIPKDINNMEVIVDNNDYNMEDNILKEKIEIKDNNNIKKPLILIGQGIYGTLKYRDLIKINKILKKLNIPFVTTFPARGVIEETHNYNLGLVGRRGTPTANRYLLESDRIISIGASLSYNTIPESIREDTLKKTTPINVRINSLDDIKYIIEEIEKTLPEVESPEKDTSRLDLGDYSSKVLEILKNIPEDSIVVTDAGNHTVFVSLLRLCKLPRSIISSHGMGTMGFGLPASIGVKFGCIDYNIQREVISISGDGGFQMNLQELSTLEENNLKILLIVMKNNKLNGFCRIKNPDFNKIAEGYGIDNTYIEDIDDIKPNIRYYLKKNKPYLIVVECEDERLPKPFV, encoded by the coding sequence ATGAAGTTCAGTGATTATATAGTAGATTTTTTATTAGACAGTGGTATAAAAACTGTATTTTCCTACCCTGGAGAGCAGATAGTTGATATATACAGAGAACTGAAAGATTCTCCTATAAAGAATATCCTGGTTAGACATGAACAGGGAGCAGTGCACATGGCAGATGGATACGCCAGGATCACCAACTACCTAGGTATATGTTTGGCAACTGCTGGACCTGGAGCCACAAATCTAACAACTGGAATATTTACTGCCTATAAAGATTCCTCCTCAACTTTAGCCATTACAGGAAGATGTGAAAGGAAGTATATAAATAAGAACTACTTTCAAGAGGTAGATACAGGTTTTCTAAATATATACAGAGGATATTTCTTAGATAGACCAGATCCTAAGGTTATCGTTGAAGCATTTAACGAATGTTTAAATAGTAAAAAACCTGTATCTCTAAGCATACCTAAGGATATTAATAATATGGAGGTTATAGTAGATAACAACGATTATAATATGGAAGATAATATTTTAAAAGAAAAAATTGAGATCAAAGATAACAATAATATTAAAAAACCTTTAATACTCATAGGCCAGGGAATATACGGCACTTTAAAATATAGGGATTTAATAAAAATAAACAAAATACTTAAGAAGTTAAACATTCCCTTCGTTACCACCTTTCCTGCAAGGGGAGTTATCGAGGAGACTCATAATTATAACTTAGGGTTAGTTGGAAGGAGGGGAACTCCTACTGCAAATAGATACCTCCTAGAGAGCGATAGGATAATCTCCATCGGAGCAAGTTTGTCCTACAACACTATACCTGAGAGTATAAGGGAGGATACCTTAAAAAAGACAACACCCATTAATGTAAGGATTAACTCCCTAGATGACATTAAATATATCATCGAGGAGATAGAGAAAACCCTTCCAGAGGTAGAGTCCCCAGAGAAAGATACCTCTAGGTTAGATTTAGGAGATTACTCCTCGAAGGTACTGGAAATACTGAAAAACATACCTGAAGATAGTATCGTTGTTACAGATGCTGGGAACCATACAGTCTTTGTATCACTACTTAGATTGTGCAAACTACCTAGGAGTATTATCTCCTCCCATGGTATGGGTACTATGGGTTTTGGACTCCCTGCCTCTATAGGTGTTAAGTTTGGATGTATAGATTACAACATCCAGAGGGAGGTTATCTCCATAAGTGGGGATGGAGGTTTCCAGATGAACCTCCAGGAACTTTCCACTTTGGAGGAGAACAACTTAAAAATACTTCTTATAGTGATGAAGAACAATAAGTTAAACGGTTTCTGTAGAATTAAGAATCCAGATTTCAACAAAATAGCAGAAGGATACGGTATAGATAACACGTATATCGAAGATATCGATGATATTAAGCCAAATATAAGATACTATCTAAAAAAGAATAAACCTTACCTCATAGTTGTAGAGTGTGAGGATGAAAGATTGCCTAAGCCATTTGTATAA